A genomic stretch from Clavelina lepadiformis chromosome 5, kaClaLepa1.1, whole genome shotgun sequence includes:
- the LOC143459902 gene encoding CCR4-NOT transcription complex subunit 1-like codes for MQQTINNFHHKSVCNFHLHYHETRQMEYHQMPYHRIFIMLFYELNAPEHVLESINFQTLTAFTNTYHILRPNKAPGFAFAWLELISYRAFISRMLLHTPQQKGWPMYAQLLIDLFKFLAPFLRNVEMTKSIQILYKGTLRLLLVLLHDFPEFLCDYHYGFCDVIPANCIQLRNLILSAFPRNMRLPDPFTPNLKVDMLQEINVAPRILTNFVAVMPGAFQKDLDSYLKTRAPVTFVSDLRSNLQLGNEPGLKYNIPLINSLVMYVGTQAIAYIHGKGGSPSMATITHASHMDIFQNLAVDLDTEGRYLFLNAIANQLRYPNSHTHYFSCTLLYLFAEANQESIQEQITRVLLERLIVNRPHPWGLLITFIELIKNPSFKFWSHEFVHCAPEISKLFESVARSCMGKQFNQQAAGEASTSTASPATVVQSS; via the exons ATGCAACAAACgataaataattttcatcaTAAGAGTGTATGTAATTTTCATCTTCACTATCATGAAACACGGCAGATGGAATATCATCAGATGCCGTACCACCGCATCTTCATCATGCTCTTTTATGAACTCAACGCTCCTGAACATGTCTTGGAGTCGATCAACTTCCAAACTCTCACTGCGTTTAC CAACACTTACCACATCCTGCGACCTAACAAGGCTCCCGGGTTTGCGTTTGCCTGGCTCGAACTCATATCATATCGCGCCTTCATATCTCGGATGCTGCTGCACACACCTCAGCAGAAGGGATGGCCCATGTACGCCCAACTACTCATCGATCTTTTCAAGTTTCTCGCACCTTTCTTGAGGAACGTTGAGATGACGAAATCAATCCAGATACTTTACAAG GGCACACTTCGTCTACTACTGGTTTTACTTCACGACTTCCCGGAATTCTTGTGCGACTACCATTACGgattttgtgacgtcattccAGCCAACTGCATTCAACTGCGCAATTTGATACTAAGCGCTTTCCCGCGCAATATGCGGTTGCCTGACCCATTCACGCCAAACTTGAAG gtCGACATGCTTCAAGAGATCAACGTGGCGCCACGTATTTTAACCAACTTCGTGGCAGTGATGCCAGGCGCCTTCCAGAAAGACCTGGATAGTTACTTGAAGACCAGAGCACCGGTCACATTCGTCTCAGATCTGAGGTCAAACTTGCAG CTCGGCAACGAACCGGGCCTCAAGTACAACATTCCACTCATCAACTCCCTGGTCATGTACGTCGGCACGCAGGCGATCGCTTACATTCACGGGAAAGGGGGTTCCCCTTCCATGGCCACCATCACGCATGCGTCCCACATGGACATCTTCCAAAATCTTGCCGTCGACCTTGATACCGAGG GTCGCTATCTGTTCTTGAACGCGATAGCCAATCAGCTTCGTTATCCGAACAGCCACACCCACTACTTCAGCTGTACCTTGCTCTACCTTTTCGCTGAAGCGAATCAAGAATCAATCCAAGAACAAATAACGAG GGTTCTACTTGAGCGTTTGATCGTCAATCGACCACACCCGTGGGGTCTCCTCATCACCTTCATCGAACTCATCAAGAATCCCAGTTTCAAGTTCTGGAGCCACGAGTTTGTTCACTGCGCGCCCGAAATCTCCAA ACTTTTCGAATCTGTTGCTCGGAGCTGCATGGGCAAGCAATTCAACCAGCAAGCAGCGGGTGAAGCGTCAACTTCCACCGCTTCCCCTGCCACTGTGGTTCAGTCGTCATAA